From the genome of Francisella tularensis subsp. tularensis:
GAAACTCATCAAGCACTATATGCTTTCCAAACAACATTAGTAATCATTCCAATTTTGATGCTACTATCTTTTATAATTGCTATATTTATTAAAGATTCTAATAACTAGAATATATACTACTTTACTCTCGCTTTTTTTTATTCTATTATTTGTTGTACAAAAATTTTAATACCATATAAATCATGAAAAAATACATACTAATAGCTTTAGCTGCTGTTGTTATTGTAGCTTTGGTAGCTATCAACCTTTTGGCTGAAAGTGATAAGCCCCAAACAACAAAAGGCAGTCATGACATCTCTGTTGTAGCTGCGGAAAACCAGTATGGCAGTATCGCTAAGCTTATTGGTGGTAGTAATGTTAAAGTTACTAATATAATCGATAATGCTGATGGTGATCCACATACTTTTGTCTCTTCTGTGAAAAATGCTAAGCTTTTAGCCGAAGCAGATGTAATTATCTATAATGGTGCTGATTATGACTCATGGATTACGCCTATACTAAAGACTAATAAAAATGCCGAAATCATTAAGGTACAAGACCTGATAAACTATCCACAAACCGAAAAACTTGGCATTAATCCACACCTTTGGTATGATCCTGATACATTCCCAGCTTTGGCAGCTAAACTAAAAGATGTTTTTTCTAAGCAAGATTCTGTTGATAATAGCTTATTTGAAAAAAATCTTGAAAACTTTAACCATAAATATCAAAAAGTTTATGACCTAGTTAAACAAATAAAGCAGTCAAGCTCAGGTACTCCTGTAACTGCTACAGAACCATTATTTGGCTATATGGCTAATGCACTAGGACTAGATATGAAAGGCCTTGCATTTCAATGGGTGATAATGAATGACTCCGAACCTAGCCCTAAAATGATGATTAATTATCAGAAACTCTTTAACGATAAACAAGTTAAAGTGCTTTTCTATAACAAACAAGTCACAGATAATGTTACAAGTGATGTCTTGGAAGTTGCTAAGAAAAATAATATACCAGTAGTTGGTATCACCGAAACTATGCCTGTAAATGATGATGCTATCAACTGGATGATTGAAACATTACAAGCAACTGCTGTGGCATTGGATAAAGTACAAAAATAAAATGATTAAATGCTCTAACTTGGTGATTGGCTATAATAAACCAATCACAGCTGCGCTAAACCTAGAGGTACCAACAAATGCATGGGTTGGTATCGTTGGTAAAAATGGTGTTGGTAAATCAACTTTTTTTAAGACCCTCTTAGGTAAAATACCAACTATTTCTGGTTTAATAACTATTAATGATAATAAAATAGATGTCGATACTATTAGTTATATTCCTCAAGAGCGAGAAATAAACTTTGAAGAGAAAACCTCAGGCTATACTCTTGTTAAATATAGTTATAAACCAAAGTCATGGGGACTACCATTATTTGATAAAGAATTTAAGGAAAAACTAGAATATCTTATCGCACTAACACAAACACAAGATTATATCCATAAGCCTTTTAAAAACCTTTCTGGCGGCCAAAAAAAACGCGTATATTTAGTACAAGCTTTGATTAATGAGCCCAAAATACTTCTTTTAGATGAACCGTTATCTGATCTTGACCCAGATGCAAAGCAACAATTCTTAGCTTGCTTGAAAGAAATTCATAAGAAAGAAAATATCACTTTATTGATAATATCACATGATATGAAAGAGATTAGCACTCAACTAGATGCTTTTATTCATTTCAAGGATGGTCAATGCCATTATTGCAATGAGCTACCTTGTTTACAGGAGGATATTTGTGTTTAGTTATACCTTTATGCTATATGCTTTTATAGCAGGAACAATAATAGCGATTATCTGTGGCATTATTAGCTTTTTTGTCATAATTAGAAGATTATCATTTGCTTCACATGCTTTAGGACATATTAGTCTGACAGGAGCATCAGGTGCTGTGCTGCTTAATCTATCAGCGATGTCTGGGCAACTTGCTATAAATCTTATTGCTGGATTACTTATGGGTGCTTTTGGTGATAAGATTAAGAAAAATGATATTGCCATCGGTATTGTCCTAACTTTTTTCCTAGGTTTAGGAACTTACTTTTTATTCTTATATCAAAGTGGCTATTCTGGATCTGTAATGTCTATCCTTGTCGGAGATATACTCACAGTTAGTCTTGAACAAATATATATTTTGATAGGTTTAGCAATATTTACTATAGTCCTACTCATCATAATTGCTCGACCATTATTCATATCATCGATAGATCCGATATTTGCTGAGTCAAAAAAAGTATCAAATAAACTTTTATCTATCTTACTTTTTGTATGTATTGCAATAACTGTATCTATGGCTTGCCAAGTCGTTGGGATTTTATTAGTATTCTCACTCTTAATTGGCCCTGCTGCTATTGCAACTCAATGGGTTGACGGCTTTTATAAACCTATTGCTCTAAGTACTTTAATTTCAGTATTAACAGTATGGTCGGGTATAGTAGCCGCCTACTACATTGATGTGCCAATTAGCTTTTTTATTACAACTATTATCTGTATTTTGTACCTAATAAGTATACTAAAAAATAAGTTTCAATAATTTTTACTAATCTACAATTATTTGACTATACCAAAACTAGCTTTATATTTATAATTAGGCTAATTCTATAAATTTTAAGCTAATCTAGAGAAGTAAAATGATAATTACAAAAGAAATTGAATATCGTGGTGATGGTGTCTTACTAAAAGGCTTTTGTGCATATCCAGATAGAGGTGCACATTTACCGGCAGTGCTAATAGCACCAACATGGGCAGGTAGGGATGATTTTGCATGTGATAAAGCGATAGCGATGGCAAAAAAAGGTTATATTGGCTTTGCTATAGATATCTATGGTGATGCAAAAGTAGGTACTAAACAAGAAAATGCTAGCTTGATGAATAATCTCTTAGCTGAAAAATACGCCTTAATGACTAGACTTAGAACAGCGTATAGCACAGTAAAAAGAATGCCAAAAGTTGATAAGGCAAATATCGCTGCAATAGGTTTCTGCTTTGGTGGTAAATGTGTTTTAGATATGGCTAGATCAAATTTTGAGCTTAAAGCGGCGATCAGCTTTCATGGTTTACTAGAATCTAATATTGTCAAAGAGCAAAATATAGATACTAAAATACTAGTATTACATGGCTATAATGATCCAATGGTACCACCAGAGCAAGTCAATAAATTTCAGCAAGAGATGGATATGCGTAAAGCAGATTGGCAACTACATACTTTTGGCAATACTTATCATGCTTTCACAAATCCTAATGCCAATGATCATGAGTTTGGCACGGTATTTAATAAACTTTCAAACAAAAGAGCTTGGAAACTAGCTGAAGATTTTCTTAGAGAAACTTTTATAAGTAGTTATTAATGAAGAATTGATAAAAAATTATTTTATAAGACCAATATATGGAAGTTCACGGTATTTCTCATCGAAATCTAAGCCATAGCCAACAATAAATTTATCTTCTATTTCAAAGCAGACATAATCAAGCTTAACATCTCTTTCAAGTCTAGCTGGCTTAAATAACAAAGTTGCAAACTTTAGAGTTTTTGGATTATATTTACCAATCCCCTCGATAAGCTTATGGTAAGTATGTCCAGTATCAACTATATCTTCAATTATTATGATATTCTTATCTTTAACATACTCTTCTTTTAACGATGTTTCTGTTAGAGTCACTGTCCCAGAACTCTTAGTACTAGAACCATACGATGATGCTGTAATAAACTGTGTCCTTAGATCAATTCGTAACTTCCTCACAAGATCAGCAAAGAACATAAAAGAGCCTTTTAAAACACACACAAGTGTAACTTGCTGTCCTGAATAGTCTTGATTAATTTGTTCAGCTAATCTAGTAACAGCTTGTTCAAGTTGTTGGCTTGTTATATAAACTTCAGTATTTTCTGCAGAATAAGTCATACATTAACCCTTTTTGAAATAATCCTCAAAGAATAAAATTTGTTCTCTAGATGGTCCATAAGCTAATGAAGATATTGGAATACCAACGTGATTCTCTATAGTCTTAAGATATGTCTTAAGAGCAGCTGGCATATTATCTTTTGTTACTGTTTCATCTATAGAAAACGGTTCCATTTCGACAAGAATTGGCTCTACCTTGTAAAGATCTATTCCTGGATAAGCACAATATATTTCTTTGCCCTCATACTTATAACCAATACAAACTTTTAGAGTGTCCATATCAGATAAAACATCAACCTTTGTTAAGGCTATTGATGTTAAGTTTGAGCATTTTGCTGAGTATTTTAAAAGAGGTAAATCTAACCAACCACACCTACGAATTCTACCAGTTGTCACACCTATCTCGCCACCTTTGTGCTGAATAAATTTACCAACATCATCA
Proteins encoded in this window:
- a CDS encoding metal ABC transporter solute-binding protein, Zn/Mn family yields the protein MKKYILIALAAVVIVALVAINLLAESDKPQTTKGSHDISVVAAENQYGSIAKLIGGSNVKVTNIIDNADGDPHTFVSSVKNAKLLAEADVIIYNGADYDSWITPILKTNKNAEIIKVQDLINYPQTEKLGINPHLWYDPDTFPALAAKLKDVFSKQDSVDNSLFEKNLENFNHKYQKVYDLVKQIKQSSSGTPVTATEPLFGYMANALGLDMKGLAFQWVIMNDSEPSPKMMINYQKLFNDKQVKVLFYNKQVTDNVTSDVLEVAKKNNIPVVGITETMPVNDDAINWMIETLQATAVALDKVQK
- a CDS encoding metal ABC transporter ATP-binding protein, which translates into the protein MIKCSNLVIGYNKPITAALNLEVPTNAWVGIVGKNGVGKSTFFKTLLGKIPTISGLITINDNKIDVDTISYIPQEREINFEEKTSGYTLVKYSYKPKSWGLPLFDKEFKEKLEYLIALTQTQDYIHKPFKNLSGGQKKRVYLVQALINEPKILLLDEPLSDLDPDAKQQFLACLKEIHKKENITLLIISHDMKEISTQLDAFIHFKDGQCHYCNELPCLQEDICV
- a CDS encoding metal ABC transporter permease, whose protein sequence is MVNAIIAMSYLVYRRIFVFSYTFMLYAFIAGTIIAIICGIISFFVIIRRLSFASHALGHISLTGASGAVLLNLSAMSGQLAINLIAGLLMGAFGDKIKKNDIAIGIVLTFFLGLGTYFLFLYQSGYSGSVMSILVGDILTVSLEQIYILIGLAIFTIVLLIIIARPLFISSIDPIFAESKKVSNKLLSILLFVCIAITVSMACQVVGILLVFSLLIGPAAIATQWVDGFYKPIALSTLISVLTVWSGIVAAYYIDVPISFFITTIICILYLISILKNKFQ
- a CDS encoding dienelactone hydrolase family protein; its protein translation is MIITKEIEYRGDGVLLKGFCAYPDRGAHLPAVLIAPTWAGRDDFACDKAIAMAKKGYIGFAIDIYGDAKVGTKQENASLMNNLLAEKYALMTRLRTAYSTVKRMPKVDKANIAAIGFCFGGKCVLDMARSNFELKAAISFHGLLESNIVKEQNIDTKILVLHGYNDPMVPPEQVNKFQQEMDMRKADWQLHTFGNTYHAFTNPNANDHEFGTVFNKLSNKRAWKLAEDFLRETFISSY
- the hpt gene encoding hypoxanthine phosphoribosyltransferase, which gives rise to MTYSAENTEVYITSQQLEQAVTRLAEQINQDYSGQQVTLVCVLKGSFMFFADLVRKLRIDLRTQFITASSYGSSTKSSGTVTLTETSLKEEYVKDKNIIIIEDIVDTGHTYHKLIEGIGKYNPKTLKFATLLFKPARLERDVKLDYVCFEIEDKFIVGYGLDFDEKYRELPYIGLIK